A stretch of Vespula vulgaris chromosome 5, iyVesVulg1.1, whole genome shotgun sequence DNA encodes these proteins:
- the LOC127064230 gene encoding tyrosine--tRNA ligase, mitochondrial, which translates to MHIKRLLSVRTVFQQVYHRKHSSNKNHIYREREKNKIHKNVLNLKERGMYEDIFPNNCTKEITDLLIKSSQCVYAGFDPTASSLHIGNLLILMNLLHWQRAGHQVIAVLGGATGLIGDPSHRKSERIEMEEVLLKSNLESIREDIENIFNNHKQYFWHGNMNSLKPLMVLNNLDWYKDVNVIQFVRKVGKYFRLGTMLGRTSVQSRLNSETGMSFTEFTYQVFQAYDWFHLANKYKCLFQIGGSDQMGNIMSGYDLITKATDETVYGLTLPLITAEGGKKFGKSTGNAVWLSPSKSSSFQLYQFFVRTKDEDVENLLKLFTFLPLSQINDIVKEHLKQPEDRLAQKILAEEVTLLVHGELGLKAAKEASMVLYNKSIDTLVKMNADEIANVFEGATVVDILGEQGLTVYELVTKVKCFKSDHDARRIISAGGFYINYAKVTNLDEVLVPGIHVLSNNVTLLRVGKKSYHIVRWINGTI; encoded by the exons atgcaTATAAAACGTTTATTGAGTGTACGAACAGTTTTTCAACAAGTTTATCATAGAAAGCATAgttctaataaaaatcatatatatagagaaagagaaaaaaacaagatacataaaaatgtattaaaccTCAAAGAAAGGGGTATGTACGAGGATATTTTTCCCAATAATTGTAC cAAAGAAATAACagatttgttaattaaatcatCACAATGTGTTTACGCTGGATTCGACCCAACAGCCAGCAGTTTACATATAggaaatttgttaatattgaTGAATCTTTTACATTGGCAACGAGCCGGACATCAAGTCATAGCTGTATTAGGTGGAGCAACTGGATTAATAGGTGATCCTAGTCACAGAAAATCTGAAAGAATCGAAATGGAAGAAGTTCTTTTAAAAAGCAATTTGGAATCTATTAgagaagatatagaaaatatatttaacaatcaCAAACAGTATTTTTGGCACGGTAATATGAATTCATTAAAGCCATTAATGGTTTTAAATAATCTTGATTGGTATAAAGATGTCAATGTTATTCAGTTCGTAAGAAAAGTTGGAAAGTACTTTAGGTTAGGTACAATGTTAGGACGAACATCCGTTCAATCACGTTTAAATTCGGAAACAGGAATGAGTTTTACAGAGTTTACGTATCAAGTGTTTCAAGCGTACGATTGGTTTCATTtagcaaataaatataagtgtCTATTTCAAATTGGTGGAAGCGATCAAATGGGTAATATTATGTCCGGATACGATTTGATTACAAAAGCCACAGATGAGACAGTTTATGGTTTAACATTGCCGCTTATAACGGCAGAAGGTGgtaaaaaatttggaaaatctACCGGCAACGCGGTTTGGTTATCTCCTTCGAAGTCTTCCAGTTTCCAACTTTATCAGTTCTTCGTTAGAACCAAAGACGAAGACGTTGAAAATCTGTTAAAACTCTTTACCTTCCTACCCCTTTCTCAAATAAACGACATTGTAAAAGAGCACTTGAAACAACCAGAGGATAGACTAGCCCAAAAAATTTTAGCAGAGGAAGTTACTCTTCTTGTTCACGGAG aACTTGGCTTAAAGGCAGCTAAAGAAGCTTCAATGgtgttatataataaatcgatcgatactttAGTTAAAATGAATGCTGATGAGATAGCCAATGTATTTGAAGGAGCAACCGTTGTTGATATATTAGGGGAACAAGGCTTGACGGTATACGAATTAGTAACAAAAGTTAAATGCTTCAAAAGCGATCACGATGCGCGTAGAATTATATCAGCGGGTgggttttatataaattatgcgAAAGTTACGAATTTGGACGAAGTTCTAGTTCCTGGTATTCATGTATTATCGAATAATGTGACCCTTTTGAGGGTTGGTAAAAAATCTTATCACATAGTACGATGGATCAATGGAACAATATAA